One segment of Solanum stenotomum isolate F172 chromosome 1, ASM1918654v1, whole genome shotgun sequence DNA contains the following:
- the LOC125856336 gene encoding phospholipase A1-Igamma1, chloroplastic-like, with protein MPHSFNWPSNLSHQANWIGYVAVSNDEYSAHLGCRDITIAWRETTKVVEMITDIMDLQRPARDYNMTSRDPTIKIEAGLLNIYTRKHDQCNVCKLSAREQVLNEVKRLIDRYSNEELSITIAGHSLGGGLAMVSTYDIAEIGLDLPGRVIPLCVFSFSGPRVGNIRFKQWLETLGVKVLRVVNKHDFEVQTKLIQKLGDYCWSYWHVGEEIILDHKISPSLKEMHNLTCITDLEVHLDLLNWLVLFPF; from the coding sequence ATGCCTCACTCATTCAATTGGCCTAGTAATTTGAGTCACCAAGCAAATTGGATTGGCTATGTTGCAGTATCAAATGATGAGTACTCAGCACACTTAGGATGCCGTGACATAACAATTGCTTGGCGTGAAACAACAAAGGTTGTTGAGATGATAACGGATATAATGGACTTACAAAGACCAGCTAGAGATTACAACATGACTAGTCGCGATCCAACAATCAAAATCGAAGCTGGATTGTTGAACATCTACACGAGGAAACACGATCAATGCAACGTGTGCAAGTTGTCAGCAAGGGAACAAGTTCTTAACGAAGTTAAGAGACTGATAGATCGATATTCGAATGAGGAATTAAGCATAACAATAGCAGGACATAGCTTGGGAGGTGGCTTAGCTATGGTAAGTACTTATGACATTGCAGAAATTGGATTAGATTTACCCGGACGTGTTATTCCCCTTTGTGTATTTTCATTCTCAGGGCCAAGAGTTGGGAATATTAGATTCAAACAATGGCTTGAAACATTAGGAGTGAAAGTTTTGAGAGTAGTAAACAAACATGATTTCGAGGTTCAAACAAAACTGATTCAAAAACTTGGAGATTATTGTTGGAGTTATTGGCATGTTGGTGAAGAGATAATTTTGGATCATAAGATATCCCCTTCCTTAAAGGAAATGCATAATCTCACATGCATCACTGATTTGGAGGTTCACTTGGATTTACTCAACTGGTTAGTactatttcctttttaa